In the genome of Triticum urartu cultivar G1812 chromosome 5, Tu2.1, whole genome shotgun sequence, one region contains:
- the LOC125509188 gene encoding FAD synthetase, chloroplastic-like isoform X2 has translation MERGGTAALACTFRSSSSPSPVSHCSPLLRPRRRPPAAAGAPHFLPPAGRRFSQNRFLDTSKGLKRHSLTTFSPFGRPSVSLNDADLVKDKMLIDCGEEQDCVLDGIVALGKFDALHIGHRELAMHASKSGNPFLLSFVGMAEVLGWEYRPPIVAHCDRKRVLLSWAPYCRNVVPLEYQVEFAKVRYLTPRQFVERLSTDLRIKGVVAGENYRFGYKASGDAAELVKLCEEFGLSAFIVRSVMDTAKGSYNGATPAVNSSDKGQVSSSRVRKALSVGDIEYVSKLLGRKHRLVLTVTECPIKERKNIIVPKSCMVNMPPADGFYENCELFNGGYLGLCRVAINAETIDIEMKDESSLSPDNFQEVKQLGIEFG, from the exons ATGGAGCGGGGCGGCACCGCCGCGCTCGCCTGCACCTtccgctcctcctcctccccctctccggTTTCCCACTGCTCGCCTCTCCTCCGCCCCCGTAGACGCCCGCCCGCGGCCGCCGGGGCTCCTCACTTCCTCCCGCCAGCCGGCCGGCGCTTCAG TCAAAATAGGTTTTTAGACACAAGCAAGGGGCTTAAGCGGCACTCATTGACGACATTCAGCCCATTTGGGCGTCCATCGGTTAGTCTGAACGATGCAGATTTAGTAAAAGATAAGATGCTAATTGATTGTGGAGAAGAGCAAGACTGTGTGCTTG ATGGGATAGTTGCCTTGGGAAAATTTGATGCCCTTCACATTGGCCACCGGGAACTAGCCATGCATGCTTCTAAATCAGGAAAtccttttcttctttcttttgtTGGAATGGCTGAAGTTCTTGGCTGGGAGTATAG GCCTCCCATAGTTGCTCATTGTGATCGGAAGCGAGTCCTTTTGTCTTGGGCTCCATATTGTAGAAATGTGGTGCCTCTTGAATATCAAGTTGAGTTTGCAAAGGTCAGGTACCTAACTCCACGCCAGTTTGTTGAGAGGTTATCAACGGATCTTAGAATAAAAGGTGTTGTAGCAG GTGAAAACTACAGATTCGGGTACAAAGCATCTGGTGATGCAGCTGAGTTAGTGAAACTGTGTGAGGAATTCGGTTTAAGTGCATTTATTGTACGGTCTGTCATGGACACCGCAAAGGGATCTTATAATGGAGCAACACCTGCCGTAAATTCAAGCGATAAAGGACAGGTGTCTTCTAGTCGTGTTCGCAAAGCTTTGTCGGTTGGTGACATTGAATACGTCTCCAAGTTACTTGGGAGGAAACACCGCCTTGTGCTAACTGTGACCGAATGCCCCATTAAGGAACGGAAAAACATTATAGTCCCGAAATCTTGCATGGTTAACATGCCACCAGCCGATGGATTCTACGAGAACTGTGAGCTCTTCAATGGAGGGTATCTTGGACTATGCAGGGTGGCCATTAACGCAGAGACCATTGATATCGAGATGAAAGATGAGAGCAGTTTGTCACCAGACAATTTTCAAGAAGTTAAACAACTAGGTATTGAGTTTGGGTGA
- the LOC125509188 gene encoding FAD synthetase, chloroplastic-like isoform X1: MERGGTAALACTFRSSSSPSPVSHCSPLLRPRRRPPAAAGAPHFLPPAGRRFSYCSQNRFLDTSKGLKRHSLTTFSPFGRPSVSLNDADLVKDKMLIDCGEEQDCVLDGIVALGKFDALHIGHRELAMHASKSGNPFLLSFVGMAEVLGWEYRPPIVAHCDRKRVLLSWAPYCRNVVPLEYQVEFAKVRYLTPRQFVERLSTDLRIKGVVAGENYRFGYKASGDAAELVKLCEEFGLSAFIVRSVMDTAKGSYNGATPAVNSSDKGQVSSSRVRKALSVGDIEYVSKLLGRKHRLVLTVTECPIKERKNIIVPKSCMVNMPPADGFYENCELFNGGYLGLCRVAINAETIDIEMKDESSLSPDNFQEVKQLGIEFG; encoded by the exons ATGGAGCGGGGCGGCACCGCCGCGCTCGCCTGCACCTtccgctcctcctcctccccctctccggTTTCCCACTGCTCGCCTCTCCTCCGCCCCCGTAGACGCCCGCCCGCGGCCGCCGGGGCTCCTCACTTCCTCCCGCCAGCCGGCCGGCGCTTCAG CTACTGCAGTCAAAATAGGTTTTTAGACACAAGCAAGGGGCTTAAGCGGCACTCATTGACGACATTCAGCCCATTTGGGCGTCCATCGGTTAGTCTGAACGATGCAGATTTAGTAAAAGATAAGATGCTAATTGATTGTGGAGAAGAGCAAGACTGTGTGCTTG ATGGGATAGTTGCCTTGGGAAAATTTGATGCCCTTCACATTGGCCACCGGGAACTAGCCATGCATGCTTCTAAATCAGGAAAtccttttcttctttcttttgtTGGAATGGCTGAAGTTCTTGGCTGGGAGTATAG GCCTCCCATAGTTGCTCATTGTGATCGGAAGCGAGTCCTTTTGTCTTGGGCTCCATATTGTAGAAATGTGGTGCCTCTTGAATATCAAGTTGAGTTTGCAAAGGTCAGGTACCTAACTCCACGCCAGTTTGTTGAGAGGTTATCAACGGATCTTAGAATAAAAGGTGTTGTAGCAG GTGAAAACTACAGATTCGGGTACAAAGCATCTGGTGATGCAGCTGAGTTAGTGAAACTGTGTGAGGAATTCGGTTTAAGTGCATTTATTGTACGGTCTGTCATGGACACCGCAAAGGGATCTTATAATGGAGCAACACCTGCCGTAAATTCAAGCGATAAAGGACAGGTGTCTTCTAGTCGTGTTCGCAAAGCTTTGTCGGTTGGTGACATTGAATACGTCTCCAAGTTACTTGGGAGGAAACACCGCCTTGTGCTAACTGTGACCGAATGCCCCATTAAGGAACGGAAAAACATTATAGTCCCGAAATCTTGCATGGTTAACATGCCACCAGCCGATGGATTCTACGAGAACTGTGAGCTCTTCAATGGAGGGTATCTTGGACTATGCAGGGTGGCCATTAACGCAGAGACCATTGATATCGAGATGAAAGATGAGAGCAGTTTGTCACCAGACAATTTTCAAGAAGTTAAACAACTAGGTATTGAGTTTGGGTGA
- the LOC125556050 gene encoding chaperone protein dnaJ 20, chloroplastic-like, whose protein sequence is MNTASSSSAALRCAGKPAGFGAGFGRRSGHCNCRVKAAAAASAGVRSPSRGDYYKVLSLEHSADVGAEEVKRAYRRLALQYHPDVCPPSRRAESTELFVELQRAYETLSDPATRVQYDAQLRTGRASARPPADGFARDVWEAQLSVLRARSERRQNGSRCSGRRF, encoded by the coding sequence ATGAACACCGCCAGCTCCAGTTCCGCCGCGCTGAGGTGCGCGGGCAAGCCTGCTGGCTTCGGCGCCGGCTTTGGCCGGAGGAGCGGACACTGCAACTGCAGGgtgaaggcggcggcggccgcgaGCGCGGGTGTCCGCTCGCCGAGCAGAGGCGACTACTACAAGGTGCTGTCCCTGGAGCACTCGGCGGACGTGGGCGCGGAGGAGGTCAAGCGCGCGTACCGCCGGCTGGCGCTGCAGTACCACCCGGACGTGTGCCCGCCATCGCGCCGGGCCGAGTCCACGGAGCTCTTCGTCGAGCTCCAGCGCGCCTACGAGACGCTGTCCGACCCTGCCACGAGGGTGCAGTACGACGCTCAGCTCAGGACGGGCCGGGCGTCGGCGAGGCCGCCGGCAGATGGGTTCGCGAGGGACGTGTGGGAGGCGCAGCTGTCCGTGCTGCGGGCGAGGTCCGAACGGCGGCAGAATGGCAGCAGGTGCAGCGGCCGCCGGTTCTAG